A region of uncultured Anaeromusa sp. DNA encodes the following proteins:
- a CDS encoding anaerobic C4-dicarboxylate transporter, producing the protein MLVMEFLVILACLLVGTRFGGMGLGLISGIGLFVLSFGFGLQPGKPPVDVILTILAVISCASVLQTAGGLNVMMQFAERLLRRHPQYITILAPLTTWTLTVLCGTGHVVYTMFPIIYDIALKKGIRPERPMAVASVASQMGICASPVSVAVVSMVSIFAASHGVGQSIGIIQLLSVAMPSSLAGVLLAALWSLRRGKDLDKDEEFQAKLSDPEQKEYIYGGSETLLDKVFPKEAYWATWIFFTAILVVVALGAIPELRPAFGAPGKLKPMSMNLVIQMLMLIAGAVILMACKVNTREIANGAVFKAGMTAIISVFGVAWMSDTFFESHFILLKDTLAGVVATQPWMYAIVLFLVSKLVNSQGAALAAVAPMGISLGVDPKVMVAFFSAAYGYFVLPTYPSDLACIGFDRSGTTRIGKFIINHSFIIPGLIGVGTGCAVGYVLAKILL; encoded by the coding sequence GCTTGTTGGGACTCGTTTTGGAGGTATGGGCCTGGGCCTGATTAGCGGCATCGGACTTTTTGTTCTTTCTTTCGGTTTTGGGTTGCAACCCGGCAAACCTCCAGTGGATGTTATTCTTACTATTCTTGCTGTAATTAGCTGCGCTTCGGTATTACAAACTGCTGGAGGGCTTAATGTCATGATGCAGTTCGCCGAGCGCTTGCTGCGTCGCCATCCTCAGTATATAACTATTTTGGCGCCGCTGACGACTTGGACGTTGACTGTGCTCTGCGGCACCGGCCATGTAGTGTATACGATGTTCCCAATTATTTATGATATTGCTCTTAAAAAAGGAATTCGTCCTGAACGGCCTATGGCGGTTGCTTCGGTGGCTTCCCAGATGGGTATCTGTGCGTCTCCCGTATCGGTGGCGGTAGTCTCCATGGTTTCTATTTTTGCCGCCTCTCACGGCGTAGGGCAGAGTATTGGCATTATTCAGCTCTTGTCGGTAGCTATGCCGTCTTCACTGGCTGGCGTGTTGCTTGCGGCTCTATGGAGCTTGCGGCGCGGCAAGGATTTGGACAAAGACGAGGAATTTCAGGCTAAGCTTAGCGATCCGGAGCAGAAAGAGTATATCTACGGCGGTTCGGAAACGCTGTTGGACAAAGTATTTCCTAAAGAAGCGTATTGGGCTACGTGGATCTTTTTTACCGCTATTTTGGTGGTAGTTGCTTTAGGAGCTATTCCGGAGCTGCGTCCTGCATTTGGCGCTCCTGGAAAACTGAAACCCATGTCAATGAACTTGGTCATTCAGATGCTGATGTTGATCGCCGGTGCAGTCATTTTGATGGCCTGCAAGGTAAACACTCGGGAAATTGCCAACGGCGCTGTTTTCAAAGCTGGCATGACCGCGATAATTTCGGTGTTTGGCGTAGCATGGATGAGTGATACTTTTTTTGAATCTCATTTTATCTTGCTGAAAGACACTTTGGCTGGCGTAGTTGCTACGCAACCGTGGATGTACGCTATTGTTCTTTTCTTGGTGTCTAAATTGGTTAACAGCCAAGGCGCCGCCTTGGCGGCCGTTGCTCCAATGGGTATCAGCCTTGGCGTGGATCCTAAGGTGATGGTGGCTTTCTTCTCCGCGGCGTACGGGTATTTTGTATTGCCGACGTATCCAAGCGATCTGGCCTGTATTGGCTTTGACCGCTCCGGGACGACAAGAATCGGCAAATTCATTATTAATCACAGCTTTATTATTCCCGGCCTAATTGGCGTGGGAACGGGTTGCGCTGTTGGTTATGTGTTAGCGAAAATTCTACTGTAG